One Campylobacter concisus DNA segment encodes these proteins:
- a CDS encoding tRNA 2-selenouridine synthase, giving the protein MKFIGIILLLLTSIFLIACSANQASNKINNSELENLASKYGGVYVFNEKFEKEIEKQEKIRDSKRKEILERIKTIPNKNERNKKMREILKLEFYNNPEMQQVLSNGKPYYTRWTDYENKTGKKSVIPEIYINKIKEFIGMQDYNKHKPYIDLIKFYIESDGSIVPIVMTVDYYVKKKNYGLYGDEGRGFSLSQTTLKNISGDNKFILNNNKFEKVK; this is encoded by the coding sequence ATGAAATTTATAGGCATTATACTTCTACTACTAACAAGCATATTTTTAATAGCTTGCTCTGCAAACCAAGCAAGCAACAAGATAAACAACTCTGAACTAGAAAATTTAGCTAGTAAATATGGTGGGGTTTATGTGTTTAATGAGAAATTTGAAAAAGAGATAGAGAAACAAGAGAAAATAAGAGATAGTAAGAGAAAGGAAATTTTAGAAAGAATAAAGACAATACCTAACAAAAATGAGAGAAACAAAAAAATGAGAGAAATTTTAAAGCTTGAGTTTTACAATAATCCTGAAATGCAGCAAGTTCTTTCTAATGGCAAGCCATATTATACGCGCTGGACAGATTATGAAAATAAGACTGGCAAAAAATCAGTAATCCCTGAAATTTATATTAATAAAATAAAAGAATTTATTGGTATGCAAGACTACAACAAACATAAACCATATATAGACTTGATTAAATTTTATATAGAAAGCGATGGAAGTATAGTGCCTATTGTGATGACAGTTGATTATTATGTCAAAAAGAAAAACTATGGCCTATATGGAGATGAGGGTAGAGGATTTTCTTTAAGTCAAACAACTTTAAAAAATATTAGCGGTGACAATAAATTTATCCTTAATAACAACAAATTTGAAAAAGTGAAATAA